Proteins encoded together in one Acipenser ruthenus chromosome 22, fAciRut3.2 maternal haplotype, whole genome shotgun sequence window:
- the LOC117431052 gene encoding spondin-2-like, translated as MSAELLPPGWLQRTLAVMLWLSCGSALRLANQMACTARSPATYILVFTGQWNPTTFPKQYPMFRPPAQWSKLIAVSHSSRFHLWQEGSLASQGVQMFAERGVTAALIKETKEVKKSTRSVHGVYRAPGISNGIGHTSTELHMQPRSPRLSLMGKIIPSPDWFVGVDSLDLCDGGQWVQEVSLDLYPYDAGTDSGFTFSSPNYLTVPQENITQITSQNPNHPANSFYYPKLEKLPPLARLTLTRQTGHLPGHKQFSNHILREAGSKRYSETPLDCEVSRWSSWGLCLEKCGRPGVRHRTRYILLQPANSGTACPDLEEGETCFSENCI; from the exons TGCAGAGGACCCTGGCAGTGATGCTGTGGTTATCATGTGGCAGCGCTCTCCGGCTAGCCAATCAGATGGCATGCACAGCCAGGAGTCCCGCCACTTACATCCTGGTCTTTACTGGGCAATGGAATCCAACAACATTCCCCAAGCAGTATCCTATGTTCAGACCTCCTGCCCAGTGGTCCAAACTCATAG CGGTCAGCCATAGCAGCAGATTCCACCTGTGGCAGGAGGGCTCCCTGGCCAGTCAGGGGGTGCAGATGTTTGCAGAGAGGGGGGTGACTGCCGCTCTCATCAAAGAAACCAAGGAGGTGAAGAAGAGTACAAGGAGTGTCCATGGTGTGTACAGAGCTCCGGGCATCTCTAACGGGATCGGGCACACCTCCACAGAGCTGCACATGCAGCCCAGGAGCCCTCGG CTGTCTCTGATGGGGAAAATCATTCCAAGCCCTGATTGGTTTGTTGGGGTTGACAGCCTTGATCTTTGTGACGGTGGCCAATGGGTACAGGAAGTATCACTTGACCTTTATCCATATGATGCAGGGACAGACAGCGGCTTCACCTTTTCATCTCCAAACTATCTCACAGTGCCCCAGGAAAACATCACTCAG ATCACGTCACAGAACCCAAACCACCCCGCTAACTCTTTCTACTACCCCAAGCTGGAAAAACTGCCCCCTCTGGCCAGGCTGACCCTGACACGGCAGACTGGGCACTTGCCCGGTCACAAGCAGTTCTCCAACCACATCCTCCGAGAGGCTGGCAGCAAACGCTACTCAG AGACGCCCCTGGACTGTGAGGTGTCAAGGTGGTCCTCATGGGGTCTGTGTCTGGAGAAGTGTGGCAGACCGGGGGTCCGTCACAGAACACGCTACATCCTGCTCCAACCGGCCAATAGCGGAACTGCATGCCCCGACCTAGAGGAAGGGGAAACATGTTTCTCTGAGAACTGCATCTGA